TGCCGATGAGGGCGAAGCGGGAACGCACGTGTTCCCGCGCCCGCACCATGGCCAACGGGTAGGCGTAGCGTTGGCCCGCTTTGACGAAGCGCCCCAAGCGCCCGCCGAAGCGCTCTTGCAGGCGCGCCAGAAAGGCCGCATCGCCCAGAGCCATGATCCCGTCCACCTGCCCGGGGCGCACGGTCCACACCAGGGAACAGCGCTCGTCGCCCATGGGCAGCAGGGCCAGCGGGCCGGTGTCGGTGAAGCGCTCGAAGGCGCGAAAGTCGTGGGGGCGGCCGGGTGTGACATTGCTGATGACGGCGGTCTGGCCGTACTCCCAGCGAATGACGCCTATATCCAGCATATCGCGCACGGCGGACTTGGTGCCGTCGGCCGCCACCACCAGTTTCCCCGTCAGGCGGGTGCGGGCATCACCGGTGTTTATCACCACTTCCGCCACTTCAGAACCAAGAATGACGTTCTCCACCTTGGCAGGGCACCACAGAACCACATTGGCCTGGCTCCCCAGCCGCCCGCCCAGGACCCGGCCCAAGACACGGTTTTCCACCACGTAGCCCAGTGCCTCCACGCCGTGGTCGCGGGCGTCCAGGCGGGTGGCGCCGAAGTGGCCGCGGTCGGAAATATGAATATGCCGGATGGGCGTCACTTCGCCTTCCAACACCTCCCACACTCCCATGGCGGAGAAAATACGCCGGGTGCCCTGGGCCAGGGCGATGGCGCGGTCGTCGTAACTGGGCTGGCCGCTGGAGCGGAAAGGCACGGCTTCAATGACGCCAATGGACAAGCCGCTGTCGGCCAAAGACAAGGCCAGGCTGGCACCCACCATGCCGCCGCCCACTATTAATATGTCATATTCGGTTTTATTCATGGCAGTTCGGTTTTTTTGACTTGTTCCTCCCCCCTGAAAAAAGGGGGCTGGGAACGGGTGTCGCCTTCAGTACACAGCCACCCCTTTATGGCTTGGCCTAATGGCTTGGCCCAAGCCCTCAGCGCGCCATCAACGCCTCAATGGCGTCGGGGTCTTTGGGCACATGCCTGCTCAGTACCTCACAGCCGCTTCGGGTAATCAACACATCATCTTCGATGCGCACGCCGATGTTCCACCATTTCCTGGCGACGCCTTTTTGCTCGGGTATGTACAGGCCTGGCTCTACGGTAAGCACCATGCCCGGCTCCAGCCTGCACCAGCTGCCGCCGCTTTTGTAGTCGCCCACATCGTGCACGTCCATGCCCAGCCAATGACCGGTGCGGTGCATGTAAAAGCGTTTGTAGGATTCCTTTTTTATGAGTTCCCTGACCTCGCCCCGGAGCAGCTTGAGCTGCACCAGCCCGCGGGTCAACACCCGCACCGCTGCATCATGGGGGGCGTTCCAGGAATTGCCCGGCCGGCATTTGGCGATGGCAGCTTCCTGGGCGGCGAGCACGAGTTCGTAAATGGTGCGCTGGGCCGGGGAATACACCCCGTTCACCGGGAAGGTGCGGGTGATGTCGGAGGCGTAGTGATCCACTTCGCAGCCGGCGTCGATGAGCACCATTTCGCCGTTATTCAAGGGACTGTTGTTTTCGGTGTAGTGCAAGATGCACGCATTGGCACCGCCACCGACGATGGGATTGTAAGAGGGCTGGCTGCCAGCCGCGCGAAAACCATGCAGCAAAGCCGCTTCCAGCTCGTACTCACAAAGGCCGGGGCGGCACATGCGCATGGCATCCACATGGGCAGCCGCGGCCACCCGGGCGGCATGGCGCATGAGCCTGATCTCGGCCGGGGATTTGAGCAACCGCATGGCATGCAGCGGCCGCTCCAGGGCGACAAACTCGCGGGGCGGCGCGATGCCGCTGCGGCCCTTGGCGCGCAGGCGGTTGAGGCAGGTGATCATGCAGGCGTCGAATTCCGCATTCAGGCCAAAGTTGTAAAAGATACGTTCTTTGCCGGCCAGCAGTTCCACCAGTGTGGCATCCAGCTCGGATATGGGCCAGGCCTCATCAACGCCGTAGTCGCGCACCGCGCCTTCCGGCCCGGCCCGGCGCCCATGCCAGATTTCCCGGGCCGGATCCCGCTCCCGGCAAAACAACACCGTCTGGCCGGCGCGGCGGCCGGGGATCAGGACCAGCACCGCTTCCGGTTCGGGAAAACCAGACAGGTAATAGAAATCACTGTCCTGGCGATAAGGGTATTCGGCATCACGATTGCGGATGCGCGGTGGCGCGGCAGGCAGCACTGCCGCCGCGCCGCGGCCCATGAGGCGCAGCAGGCGGCGGCGGCGCCGGACAAACTCGCTGAGCGGCAGTTTCATCTAATGAGTCGCCCGCTTGCCGGCCGGGGTCTGGCGTTTGCGGCCCAGTTCCTCGTGCGCCAACAACACCGCCATCCGCACATATTCCACCACTTCCATGTAGGCGTTTTCGCCCTCCTCCCCGGTATCCATATCGTCATGATCCATACGGGCGATTTCGGAGAAATCATGCAGCACTTCCCGCACTTCCCCGGCTCCAAAGTCACCGTCGCTGAAACCGGCCAGACCCAGGCCACCCAAAAACCCCTGGCACCACAGAGACAAGGCCTCGGCGCGGGTTTGCAAAGGATGCCCGTCATCGGGCAGGAGCAGTTGGAAGCCGAAATCCGGGTCGTTCAACGCGCTTGCGGTGGCGGCAAAGAGCTTCTCCAACACCGCCATGCCCGCCGTCGGGAGTGACGGGGCGCTGCCCTGTTCCCCGGCGCCCTGAAACAGGGCATCCAGGCAGACATCAGCACGCAAGTCCCCTGCGGCGCACAACATACCGCTCAAACTGCCATGGCATTCGGCCGCTTCCATGCCCACTCGCAGACGGGCAAGGGCCTGGGCACAGTCGTGGTAATCGGGAATCTGCCCCGGGGACAAAACGTGTTGTGGTGTCATAATCCGTACGCTGACTTTCGTGACGGCCCCCAGCGCAATGACTGGGCGGACGGCAGCGTGCCCCGGCCCCGGGCGACTGCCTGTGGCGTAACACAATAGTGAGCGTTATGCTAGCATGTTGGCGGGTCGTCTCGCAGCAGTGATACGCCGCGGACCGGAGCGCTGTCCCGCCAGCGAATCCATAGTTACTTTGACCGAGCCCATGGAAACACAGCAAGACCTCACTTATTCAGAAGGCGAGTGGTCCGGCCTGGAGAACAGGATCGAATCACTGATCGAAACCTGCCTGCGCCTGCGCGAAGAAAATCAACTGCTGCGTGATCAGTTTGCACAACTGACCGAGGAAAAAGCGCGTCTCGCGCGCAAAACCGATCAAGCCTGCGTCCAGGTGGAACGCATGCTGTTACGGCTGAAGAGTCTGGAGGCGGAATCATGAAAAACGCGCTGCCCGTCACCGTGCGCATTCTCGACAAGGAATACCACATCGCCTGTCCACCGGAAGAACGGGACGCCTTGCTCGCCGCCGCCGAGCATTTGAACCGCAAAATGCGCGATATCCGCGACAGCGGCCGCGTGGTGGGTGCGGAGCGCCTGGCGGTTATTGCCGCTCTCAATATCACTCACGAGCTGCTCACTTCGCGCTCTGACAGTGCTTCCGTCCCCCAGCATGTCAACGACAAACTGCAACGGCTGCAAAGCAAAATTGACTCCGTCTTGAGTTCCGGTCACCAATCGCGCGTCTAAGCGGCACCGCACATACCCCCTGCCGTCAATTTGAGCTAAAATTCCTGCTGCATCCTCTGCGGTTCCCGTTAGTGGGCAAAGTCCCTTGACCCTAATTAACACCCGCCGGGGGCGGGTTCCCGGCGCCAGTGTGCATGTCCGTTGTGTACGGAAAGCCTAAGGTGCCGCATCCTCCCCCACCTTGGACCTCAAGGTTCAAGGGCGACGTTCCACGACGGCTCAGGCGGAGGGTGCCTCCCTGGCTTCCGGGAGCACCCGAAAGCGCGTTCAAGATCAAGGACTGTGCACCGCGCTCCAGCGCGGGACGCACAGCCCATACCAGGCCGCCGGCGGCCCGGAACCCACCTGTTTCCATTTCATGAGCGGACCTTCGCCCAATATGGACCAGCGCCAGGCACTGCGCCTCAGTATGAGAAGGCAGCGTCGTTCGCTCAGCGCCGCACAGCAGCGGGCGGCGGCGCAGCAGATCAATCGTCACCTGGGTCACCACCCCCTGTTTGTTCGTGCCCGACACATTGCCTGCTATGTCGCCGCCGACGGCGAACCGGATATCAGCCGGCTGGCAGACCGGGCCAGTTTATGGGGCAAGCACATTTACCTGCCGGTCATACAAAACCAGCGCTTGTTCTTTGCACCGTACCGCCCGGGTGACCCGCTGAGACGAAACCGCTACGGCATACCCGAACCCTGCCGGGCCAATACCCCTTTGCTGACCGCCCGCATCCTGGATTTGATCCTCACTCCCCTGGTCGCCTTTGACTGCCGGGGTAACCGCCTGGGAATGGGGGGCGGGTTTTACGACCGCGCGCTGAGTTTTCTGCGCCGGCGCCGCCGCTGGAACAAACCTCGCGTGTTGGGCATAGCCCACGGTTTTCAGGAAGTGGTACAACTCGATGCCGCGCCCTGGGATGTGCCCCTCTGTGGCGTGGCAACGGATCAGGGCGTGCGGATATTCGCACAGTCATGCCGCATCGCATAAAGGAGCAACGCATGGCCTATTGGTTGGTAAAATCTGAGCCCGGCACGTTCAGCATTGATGACCTGCGCCACAGCCCCAAACAAACCGACCACTGGGATGGTGTGCGCAACTACCAGGCCCGCAACATCATGCGCGACCAGATGAAGTGCGGCGATCTGGTCTTTTTCTATCACTCCAACTGCAAGGAACCCGGCATTCAAGGCATTGCGGAAGTCGTGCGGGAAGGCTATCCCGATCACACGGCATGGGATCCCCACAGCCCATACTACGACCCCAAAAGCTGTCCCGATGCACCACGCTGGTATATGGTGGATTTGCGTTACCAGCGCAAACTCCACCGCGTCATCACGCTCAAGGAACTGAAACAACAGCCGCAGCTGGCTGATATGGCCTTGCTGCGACGCGGCAACCGCCTGTCGGTGATGCCCGTCCGCAAACAAGAATGGGACTGCATTCTTCGAATGGAACGGGCCTCGGCCATGCTTCCCCGTGGGGATTGAGCCTGCTGGCAAAGCAGATTGCGGCTCATCAACATAAATCGGGGCACACTGGCATCCCGCCTGGTGCCACCCCACCTGTTGTTGCAGCAGACCGTGGGAACGGTGCTCCGCCGCAAAGCTTGCAACCGGCTGATAGTACCAGCGAGGACAGCACTGCGGCGGAAGCGCAGCGCATGGCATAAGACGGCGTAGCTCTTCTGTTTCGGGCCTGACTCCTCATTTAATGAACCAAAGCTCTAAAGTAAACACTTGCGGGCTCGATAGTGTTTGTTAATAAACAACTTTGATTTTTTACGAAGTTGATTATACTTACCCCGAACACGGCGTTCTTGAATATGGAGGAACCTAGGATGGCAAAGAAGACGGCCGCGAAAAAGAAATCGGCTTCCAGAAGGAAGTCGACCGCCAAGAAAACAGTGACCAGAAAGAAAAAGGTCACCGCCAAGAAAAAATCCACCGCCCGCAAAAAAGCCCCCACCCGCAAAAAAGCCACTACCAAAAAGCGAGCCACCAGGAAGAAATCGGTCTCCAAGAAGAAGGTGGCAGCTAAAAAACGTGCCGCCAAAAAGAAGGCAAGTGGCAAAAAGCGCACTGCCAAGAAAAAGGCAGTAGCCAAGAAACGCACCGCCAAGAAGAGCGCGGGCAAGAAAAAGACAGCAGCAGGGAAGAAGGCGACTGGCAAGAAAAAAGCCGCCGCCCGCAAGAAAAAAGCAGCCTCCAAGAAGAAGAAAACCGCCAGGAAAAAAACCAGCCGCCGCGCCAGACGCTAGGACGCGGCTGCCAGCCTCGACTGTGAAGGGCCTGTTCGTCAGGCCCTTCGTGTGTTCAAGCCCGGCAATTTTAGTTACCGGATTAATAGCAGGATGCTGAAAAAGGCCAGGAAGGCCTTTTCCAACGCCTCCCTGAGCTGTTAGCGCAGAAACAACTCGTAGACCGGATTGCCCGTCTCTTCCACGCAGGGATAGCCCAAGTCCTGCAAAAACGCCTGGAAGCGCTCCCTGTCCTCGGGTGGCACAACGATGCCTGCCAGCACACGCCCATAGGCAGCGCCGTGATTGCGGTAGTGAAACAAGCTGATATTCCAGCGCCGGCCGAGTTTGGTCAGAAAACGCAACAACGCACCCGGTCGTTCGGGAAACTCGAAACGATAGACCAGCTCATGTGCCACGCTGCTTGCCCTGCCCCCCACCATATGGCGGACATGCAGCTTGGCCATTTCGTTGTCAGTGAGATCCACCACCGGATAACCGCCCTGGCGCAGGCGTTCAACGATGGCCCGGTGCTCGCTGTCACCCTCGCGCAACTGTATGCCGGCATAGACATGAGCCTGTTCCGCGTCCGCATAGCGATAGTTGAATTCAGTCAGCGAGCGCATCCCCAGCGCCTCGCAAAAGGCCAGAAAGCTGCCGGGCCGTTCGGGGATGGTCACCGCCAGTATGGCTTCGCTGCGCTCGCCCACCTCGGCGCGTTCGGCGACATGACGCAGACGGTCAAAGTTCATATTGGCTCCGCTGTCGATGGCGATCAGGTTGCGACCCCGGACACCCTCCCGCTCCACATATTTTTTCAAACCCGCCACCCCCAGGGCGCCGGCCGGTTCGGCGATGGAACGGGTATCATCGAAAATATCCTTGATGGCGGCGCAGATTTCGTCGGTGGAGACCAAAATCACTTCGTCCACACAGCGCCGGGCGATGCGGAACGGCTCAGCGCCCGCCTGGCGCACGGCCACGCCGTCGGCGAAGATACCCACCTGGTCCAGCACCACGCGCTTCTTCCGCTTGAGGGCTTCGTACATGCACGGCGCATCGTCGGGCTCGACGCCGATTATCCGGACCTCGGGGTAGAGGGTTTTGACATAGGCCGAGACCCCTGCCACCAAGCCGCCCCCGCCCACCGGAACAAACAGGGCATGGATGGGCGCCTCGTGTTGCCGCAGAATTTCCATGGCCACGGTTCCCTGGCCGGCGATCACGTCGGGATCATCGTAAGGAGGAACAAAGGTCATGCCTTTTTCGGCCACCAGGGTGATGGCTTTTGCGCAGGCCTCATCGTACGTGTCACCGTAGAGCACCGCTTTGGCGCCGCGGCGGCGGACGGAGTCCACCTTGATATCAGGTGTGGTGCCGGGCATGACGATCATCGCCGGGATACCCAGGCGCTGGGCCGCCAGGGCCACGCCCTGGGCATGATTGCCGGCGGAAGCGCAGATAACGCCCTTCTTGCGTTCGTCCTCGCCGAGGCGGGAAATCTTGTTGTACGCCCCGCGCAGCTTGAAGGAAAACACCGGCTGCAAATCTTCGCGCTTGAGGTAAACCGTGTTGCGGTAGCGGCCGGACAACATCGGCATGGGATCGAGGTCAGTTTCCGTGGCCACGTCATAAACCCGGGCCTTGAGGATTTTTTCGAGGTATTTCGTTGGCATAATCATACATTAGCAGCTTCGCAGAACACTGCCTAGCGAGCCGTGACGGCCATGACTTTGGCCGGCCGGGCGGTTATCATTCCCGGCAAACAGACAGCAGGGGGAAGACATGTCCAAAGACGCCATGAAAAAAGCTGCCGCGGAAGCGGCCCTGGACTATGTGGAAGCGGGCACCGTTGTCGGCATCGGCACCGGCTCCACGGCCAATTATTTCATCGATGCCCTGGCCGGCATCAAACACAAAATTGAAGGCACGGTGGCCAGTTCGGTGGCCTCGGCGGAACGCCTGCAGGGTCACGGCATCCCTGTGTTTGATTTGAATGCCGTGGGCGATTTGAGCCTGTATGTGGATGGCGCCGATGAATCCAACCGCTATCTGCATTTGATCAAGGGCGGCGGCGGTGCCCTGACGCGGGAGAAAATCGTGGCGGCGGCCAGCAAAAAATTTGTCTGTATCGCCGACGAATCCAAGCTGGTAGAGGTGCTGGGCCGTTTCCCGCTGCCTGTCGAAGTCATTCCCATGGCACGCAGCTACGTGGCCCGGCAGTTGGTGAAACTGGGGGGACAGCCGGTGTGGAGGGAGAACGTTGTCACCGACAACGGCAACATTATTTTGGATGTGCACAATCTGGAAATACTGGAACCCACCAAACTGGAACAGACCCTGAACAACCTGGCCGGAGTGGTGACCAATGGCATTTTTGCCCTGCGCCCGGCGGACGTGCTCCTGCTCGGCGGCGCCGGCGGTGTGCGCACGCTGACGTGATGGTGTGACAGCGGGTGGCGGCGCCTAACGGCGGAACAGCCAAAGCAGCAAAGTGATGAGCAGGCTGATCAGGACCGACGTCGTCAGGGGAAAATAGAAACGGAAGTTCTCCTTCTCCACGGCGATATCCCCCGGCAGGCGGCCCAGCCCCAGCTTCTGAATCAACGGCCACAGCAAGCCCACCAGTACCAGCACCACACCGATAGTGATCAGCCATTTCGCTATGGGCGAATCCATCGCTTTGTCCTTCCCAATTGTCTGACGAGGGGGACAGACCACGAAGGGCACGGGGAACACGGAGAAGAATGCTGGCG
This is a stretch of genomic DNA from Gammaproteobacteria bacterium. It encodes these proteins:
- a CDS encoding Xaa-Pro aminopeptidase codes for the protein MPLSEFVRRRRRLLRLMGRGAAAVLPAAPPRIRNRDAEYPYRQDSDFYYLSGFPEPEAVLVLIPGRRAGQTVLFCRERDPAREIWHGRRAGPEGAVRDYGVDEAWPISELDATLVELLAGKERIFYNFGLNAEFDACMITCLNRLRAKGRSGIAPPREFVALERPLHAMRLLKSPAEIRLMRHAARVAAAAHVDAMRMCRPGLCEYELEAALLHGFRAAGSQPSYNPIVGGGANACILHYTENNSPLNNGEMVLIDAGCEVDHYASDITRTFPVNGVYSPAQRTIYELVLAAQEAAIAKCRPGNSWNAPHDAAVRVLTRGLVQLKLLRGEVRELIKKESYKRFYMHRTGHWLGMDVHDVGDYKSGGSWCRLEPGMVLTVEPGLYIPEQKGVARKWWNIGVRIEDDVLITRSGCEVLSRHVPKDPDAIEALMAR
- a CDS encoding 5-formyltetrahydrofolate cyclo-ligase, with translation MSGPSPNMDQRQALRLSMRRQRRSLSAAQQRAAAQQINRHLGHHPLFVRARHIACYVAADGEPDISRLADRASLWGKHIYLPVIQNQRLFFAPYRPGDPLRRNRYGIPEPCRANTPLLTARILDLILTPLVAFDCRGNRLGMGGGFYDRALSFLRRRRRWNKPRVLGIAHGFQEVVQLDAAPWDVPLCGVATDQGVRIFAQSCRIA
- a CDS encoding cell division protein ZapA gives rise to the protein MKNALPVTVRILDKEYHIACPPEERDALLAAAEHLNRKMRDIRDSGRVVGAERLAVIAALNITHELLTSRSDSASVPQHVNDKLQRLQSKIDSVLSSGHQSRV
- a CDS encoding TIGR02449 family protein, with the protein product METQQDLTYSEGEWSGLENRIESLIETCLRLREENQLLRDQFAQLTEEKARLARKTDQACVQVERMLLRLKSLEAES
- a CDS encoding EVE domain-containing protein, translating into MAYWLVKSEPGTFSIDDLRHSPKQTDHWDGVRNYQARNIMRDQMKCGDLVFFYHSNCKEPGIQGIAEVVREGYPDHTAWDPHSPYYDPKSCPDAPRWYMVDLRYQRKLHRVITLKELKQQPQLADMALLRRGNRLSVMPVRKQEWDCILRMERASAMLPRGD
- the ilvA gene encoding threonine ammonia-lyase, biosynthetic translates to MPTKYLEKILKARVYDVATETDLDPMPMLSGRYRNTVYLKREDLQPVFSFKLRGAYNKISRLGEDERKKGVICASAGNHAQGVALAAQRLGIPAMIVMPGTTPDIKVDSVRRRGAKAVLYGDTYDEACAKAITLVAEKGMTFVPPYDDPDVIAGQGTVAMEILRQHEAPIHALFVPVGGGGLVAGVSAYVKTLYPEVRIIGVEPDDAPCMYEALKRKKRVVLDQVGIFADGVAVRQAGAEPFRIARRCVDEVILVSTDEICAAIKDIFDDTRSIAEPAGALGVAGLKKYVEREGVRGRNLIAIDSGANMNFDRLRHVAERAEVGERSEAILAVTIPERPGSFLAFCEALGMRSLTEFNYRYADAEQAHVYAGIQLREGDSEHRAIVERLRQGGYPVVDLTDNEMAKLHVRHMVGGRASSVAHELVYRFEFPERPGALLRFLTKLGRRWNISLFHYRNHGAAYGRVLAGIVVPPEDRERFQAFLQDLGYPCVEETGNPVYELFLR
- a CDS encoding 2-octaprenyl-6-methoxyphenyl hydroxylase yields the protein MNKTEYDILIVGGGMVGASLALSLADSGLSIGVIEAVPFRSSGQPSYDDRAIALAQGTRRIFSAMGVWEVLEGEVTPIRHIHISDRGHFGATRLDARDHGVEALGYVVENRVLGRVLGGRLGSQANVVLWCPAKVENVILGSEVAEVVINTGDARTRLTGKLVVAADGTKSAVRDMLDIGVIRWEYGQTAVISNVTPGRPHDFRAFERFTDTGPLALLPMGDERCSLVWTVRPGQVDGIMALGDAAFLARLQERFGGRLGRFVKAGQRYAYPLAMVRAREHVRSRFALIGNAAHTLHPVAGQGFNLGLRDVAVLAQVVFDAARAGQDIGALETLHAYARWRQKDHLKIIGFTDGLARIFANPLAPVRWARGAGLLALELLPPAKRALARHTMGLAGRLPRLARGLPL
- the rpiA gene encoding ribose-5-phosphate isomerase RpiA, whose protein sequence is MSKDAMKKAAAEAALDYVEAGTVVGIGTGSTANYFIDALAGIKHKIEGTVASSVASAERLQGHGIPVFDLNAVGDLSLYVDGADESNRYLHLIKGGGGALTREKIVAAASKKFVCIADESKLVEVLGRFPLPVEVIPMARSYVARQLVKLGGQPVWRENVVTDNGNIILDVHNLEILEPTKLEQTLNNLAGVVTNGIFALRPADVLLLGGAGGVRTLT
- a CDS encoding YecA family protein yields the protein MTPQHVLSPGQIPDYHDCAQALARLRVGMEAAECHGSLSGMLCAAGDLRADVCLDALFQGAGEQGSAPSLPTAGMAVLEKLFAATASALNDPDFGFQLLLPDDGHPLQTRAEALSLWCQGFLGGLGLAGFSDGDFGAGEVREVLHDFSEIARMDHDDMDTGEEGENAYMEVVEYVRMAVLLAHEELGRKRQTPAGKRATH
- a CDS encoding DUF2905 domain-containing protein — translated: MAKWLITIGVVLVLVGLLWPLIQKLGLGRLPGDIAVEKENFRFYFPLTTSVLISLLITLLLWLFRR